Proteins from a genomic interval of Zingiber officinale cultivar Zhangliang chromosome 1B, Zo_v1.1, whole genome shotgun sequence:
- the LOC121983096 gene encoding uncharacterized protein LOC121983096 has product MGICRGRKRPPLLLLLVLFLSLPLFLSVSRLYQNPPIQVELERSRPKKSDHLILGPAAGQGLPNRLQCQGLKAINKLHSLKSDQDIQIGDKVSFVIVYTIYNNSYGSHSARMDDKLSDIATVGSNFYNKFERSMAILNVFIDFIQVSMPNSNVILLTDPSSKFTMRRSQATTLAIPGDYSRGNLMLQRIKSYIAFLETQIQEHPKSSKSSSHYIFTDSDIAVVDDLRHIFHKYPDFHVGLTFRNNKNQPLNSGFIAVRGTPDGLHKAKFFLEEVANTYSSKFMQASRMLGDQLALAWVVKSHLLSSVKKFNRHEAFSGELNGVSVLFLPCAVYNWTPPEGAGQFHGMPLDVQVVHFKGSRKRLMLEAWNFYNSTSNLPSMLCLILKSGRTKYDF; this is encoded by the exons ATGGGGATTTGCAGAGGGCGGAAGCGGCCTCCTCTATTGTTACTCCTcgtcctcttcctctccctccctCTATTTCTTTCAG TGTCAAGGCTTTATCAGAATCCCCCAATCCAAGTAGAGTTAGAGAGAAGTCGCCCTAAGAAATCAGATCACCTTATACTCGGACCGGCAGCCGGACAAGGGTTGCCTAACCGTCTTCAATGTCAAG GTCTTAAAGCTATCAATAAGCTTCATTCTTTAAAATCAGATCAAGACATTCAGATTGGGGATAAGGTTTCTTTTGTAATCGTTTACACAATTTACAACAATTCTTATGGATCACACTCTGCAAGGATGGATGACAAATTATCCGATATTGCAACTGTTGGGAGCAATTTCTACAATAAATTTGAAAGATCTATGGCCATTCTTAATGTGTTCATTGACTTCATACAG GTGTCAATGCCAAATAGCAATGTGATTCTACTGACTGATCCTTCTTCCAAATTCACGATGAGAAGAAGTCAAGCAACAACACTAGCAATTCCTGGAGATTATTCACGAGGGAATTTGATGCTGCAGAGAATCAAATCATACATT GCATTTCTTGAAACACAAATTCAAGAACACCCCAAGAGTTCAAAGTCTTCTAGTCACTACATTTTCACTGACTCTGATATTGCTGTGGTAGATGATCTGAGGCATATATTTCATAAATATCCTGACTTTCATGTCGGTCTCACTTTCCGGAACAACAAAAATCAGCCATTAAACTCAGGATTCATTGCAGTTAGGGGCACCCCAGATGGATTACACAA AGCAAAATTCTTTTTGGAAGAAGTCGCGAACACATACAGCTCAAAATTTATGCAGGCATCACGCATGCTTGGTGATCAGTTAGCTCTCGCATGGGTTGTTAAATCTCATCTTCTATCTTCTGTAAAGAAGTTCAACAGACATGAAGCCTTTTCTGGCGAGCTTAATGGTGTCTCAGTCCTCTTTTTGCCTTGTGCTGTTTATAACTGGACCCCTCCTGAAGGCGCTGGCCAGTTTCATGGCATGCCTTTGGATGTACAG GTTGTCCATttcaagggttccaggaaacgaTTGATGTTGGAGGCTTGGAACTTTTATAATTCAACCTCCAATCTTCCCAGCATGCTCTGCCTTATCTTGAAGAGTGGGAGGACAAAATACGACTTCTGA